A stretch of the Bordetella genomosp. 8 genome encodes the following:
- a CDS encoding alpha/beta hydrolase, which produces MSTLQPDLAAFLDMVAAGAGRPMHTRTPEQARADYDAATPMLDTPGSPRVETRLLNTARRDGGRLPMRLYLPTGGGALPLLLFFHGGGYCVGGLESHDSLCRDLAALTPCAVLAVDYRLAPEHRFPAAVEDAWDAYRWALGNAGALGCDASRVAVCGDSAGATLATGLAIASRDAGLAPPTAQVLLYPCTSADEDFDTRRRYATGYLLEADTLRWMYRHYLGDAGDARDWRFAPLECRDLSGLAPAHIVLAECDMLTDEGLAYGQRLRDAGVRAECVVYPGMVHDFARLGNIVPEAMQVRRDIAAWLAAAFAPAQPRSDSRSL; this is translated from the coding sequence GTGAGCACGCTGCAGCCCGACCTGGCGGCCTTCCTGGACATGGTGGCGGCGGGCGCGGGCCGCCCCATGCACACGCGCACACCGGAGCAGGCGCGGGCGGACTACGACGCCGCCACGCCCATGCTGGATACGCCCGGCTCGCCACGGGTCGAAACCCGCTTGCTGAACACGGCGCGGCGGGACGGCGGCCGGCTGCCGATGCGCCTGTACCTGCCGACGGGCGGCGGCGCCTTGCCGCTGCTGCTGTTCTTCCACGGGGGAGGCTACTGTGTCGGCGGCCTGGAATCGCATGACTCCCTGTGCCGCGACCTGGCTGCATTGACGCCGTGCGCGGTGCTGGCGGTGGATTACCGGCTGGCACCGGAACATCGCTTTCCCGCCGCGGTGGAAGATGCCTGGGATGCCTATCGATGGGCGCTCGGCAACGCCGGGGCACTGGGATGCGATGCGTCGCGCGTGGCCGTGTGCGGCGATAGCGCGGGTGCCACGCTGGCCACCGGCCTGGCGATCGCATCGCGCGATGCGGGCCTGGCGCCCCCCACGGCGCAGGTGCTGCTCTACCCCTGCACCAGCGCCGACGAGGATTTCGATACGCGCCGCCGCTATGCCACGGGCTACCTGCTGGAGGCGGACACGCTGCGCTGGATGTACCGGCATTACCTGGGCGATGCCGGCGACGCGCGCGACTGGCGCTTCGCGCCGCTGGAGTGCCGGGACCTGTCGGGGCTGGCGCCGGCCCATATCGTCCTGGCCGAATGCGACATGCTCACCGACGAAGGCCTGGCTTACGGACAACGCCTGCGCGATGCCGGCGTACGCGCCGAGTGCGTGGTGTATCCGGGCATGGTGCACGATTTCGCGCGGCTGGGGAACATCGTTCCCGAAGCCATGCAGGTACGCCGCGATATCGCGGCGTGGTTGGCCGCCGCGTTCGCGCCGGCCCAACCACGCTCGGATTCCCGTTCCTTATAA